One part of the Tunicatimonas pelagia genome encodes these proteins:
- a CDS encoding WD40 repeat domain-containing protein encodes MKYFHFIFSAFLLLSAYGYGQTNIYNSEQPEIIPLWHRVADYSPVLRSVEAAEISPDGRLAVSGAKFGYQVMLWRIADGALLWEAAHESEVECVVFSPDGKRIATGGEDYYVRIWDVDTGKELASWEHDSGLDGITWSHNGQILATGSEAGDAFLWDASSYEMLGKINTGSTINSLHFTKNDSLLLVGGNIQTPDAETGKTVYTGFAKLVDVAQQKVIRSYGDHAASVKSVRISPDETMIATGSFDSTARVFNVETGELLHAFKEPLRVEAVAFTGDGQYLTTGGHQLKISFYRLNDGQLAYELPAPRTEYLDFSADGRLLLTSHEDSGLLSLYMMLSNTQQRGNYHEIADQQLNNRDLKPK; translated from the coding sequence GTGAAATACTTTCATTTCATTTTCTCGGCTTTTCTTCTGCTCTCAGCGTATGGCTACGGGCAAACCAATATTTATAACAGTGAACAACCCGAAATTATTCCGCTCTGGCACCGAGTGGCTGACTATTCACCCGTACTTCGTTCGGTAGAAGCTGCCGAAATTTCTCCCGATGGCCGATTAGCCGTATCTGGTGCTAAGTTTGGTTATCAGGTAATGCTATGGCGTATTGCCGACGGAGCATTACTGTGGGAAGCAGCTCACGAATCAGAAGTGGAGTGTGTGGTTTTTTCTCCCGATGGTAAGCGAATTGCTACCGGAGGAGAAGATTATTATGTCCGAATTTGGGATGTGGATACTGGAAAAGAGCTTGCTAGCTGGGAACACGACAGTGGATTAGACGGAATCACTTGGTCGCATAATGGGCAGATATTAGCTACTGGTTCCGAAGCAGGCGATGCTTTTCTTTGGGATGCTAGTAGTTACGAGATGCTGGGCAAAATCAACACTGGTTCTACCATCAACTCCCTTCATTTTACTAAAAACGATTCTCTGCTGCTAGTGGGGGGGAATATCCAGACCCCCGATGCTGAAACGGGTAAAACAGTTTACACAGGTTTTGCCAAACTGGTTGACGTAGCTCAACAAAAAGTAATCCGTAGCTATGGCGATCATGCTGCTTCGGTCAAGTCTGTCCGGATATCACCTGACGAAACCATGATTGCCACAGGAAGCTTCGATAGCACCGCTCGGGTTTTTAACGTTGAAACGGGTGAGCTGCTTCATGCTTTTAAAGAACCTTTGCGGGTAGAAGCAGTAGCTTTTACCGGCGACGGACAGTATTTGACTACGGGTGGACATCAGCTAAAAATCTCATTTTACCGATTAAACGACGGGCAACTAGCCTACGAATTACCCGCTCCTCGCACTGAGTACCTGGACTTCTCCGCCGACGGACGATTGCTGCTTACCTCCCACGAGGATAGTGGCTTGCTATCGCTGTACATGATGCTATCGAATACTCAACAACGAGGCAATTACCACGAGATAGCCGATCAACAACTGAATAATCGAGACCTAAAGCCGAAGTGA
- a CDS encoding CBS domain-containing protein — protein MVKSYRGIAQDTATVPKLPSLVVADYMATHLITFTPDQTIQEVVRTLLAKRISGAPVVNEQRELIGVISEGDCLKEVVKGKYDNLPIFSGKVRDHMSSRVVSINADTNIFEAANMFLNRHIRRFPVLREGKLVGQVSQKDVMKAVLKLKSATWR, from the coding sequence ATGGTTAAAAGTTACCGGGGCATTGCTCAAGATACAGCGACTGTTCCAAAATTACCCTCTCTAGTGGTGGCTGATTACATGGCTACTCATCTCATAACCTTCACTCCCGACCAGACAATCCAAGAAGTTGTTCGTACTCTGCTGGCAAAGCGGATATCCGGGGCACCGGTAGTGAACGAGCAACGAGAACTGATTGGAGTAATCTCGGAGGGTGACTGCCTCAAGGAAGTGGTAAAGGGAAAGTACGATAATCTCCCCATTTTTTCGGGTAAAGTCCGTGATCACATGTCGTCGAGAGTGGTGAGCATCAATGCTGACACCAATATTTTTGAAGCGGCCAACATGTTTCTGAATCGCCATATCCGAAGGTTTCCCGTACTCAGGGAGGGAAAGCTGGTCGGCCAAGTAAGCCAAAAAGATGTGATGAAGGCGGTTTTAAAGCTAAAAAGCGCTACCTGGCGCTAG
- a CDS encoding ATP-binding protein produces MKFRIVAFLIILPLFGNLSAQNYQQIDSLHTALEAAEDDHVWNIYNEIGWAYRLSYPDSTIYYSRLVLNSVASSHQKAKALNFQGIALVYKGNYADAFASHRQALDTAQHAQDSIQLAYSYNNLGRLLLSQGDRLKAHTYINQALAIFKDLDDKTGVAYCYKSLVQLYTLQNDTTRMLALLHEALKIRQEIDDIRGQISTYQELAAFYQEGGPYNKAYHYLQIAMGLSQQIKDEMTIAEINLSLANLAYGQTDYSRSMQYLRRAISATDVFENVRFISSVNLLLAKNYYARRQYNKARLYLQDIVDNSTENGLKQKKEAYYYLAKINEMNGEHALALKRYQQFVAAKDSLYNVDKAITVERLENRLRIEEKEKEYELLKADEARNREVLEQARIKIAAKNIILLLVFLLLLTLLAFYYRVRQKNRFLEQQQRQIEEQNEKIISQNTQIIQQNKELSEKNARLEEIGDERETLMSMVTHDLKAPFQRISGLAEILTMNLSVDPSETKKYINLIKNTSQSGSSLVNNLLNNSLIEKQDKLNLEEVNLSSLLGQLLNSFENEAISKSIALHLNVESSTTLETDPLVLGQIITNLVSNAIKYAPNGSNVHLLATTESQKVIHISVKDEGPGFSDEDKRNLYQKFKKLSARPTNGESSHGLGLSIVKVLSIRLQASIELISEPNRGSEFIITFPKSYPQPNAVSQAAPNII; encoded by the coding sequence ATGAAATTTAGGATTGTCGCTTTCCTAATTATTCTACCGCTTTTCGGAAATCTTTCGGCTCAGAATTACCAGCAAATAGATAGTTTGCATACTGCACTAGAAGCTGCCGAAGACGATCATGTGTGGAATATATACAATGAAATAGGGTGGGCTTATCGTCTGTCGTATCCTGATAGCACTATTTACTACAGCCGCCTAGTGCTGAATTCGGTAGCTTCTTCCCATCAGAAGGCTAAAGCCCTTAACTTTCAAGGAATTGCCTTGGTATACAAAGGAAATTATGCCGACGCTTTTGCAAGTCATCGCCAGGCTCTGGATACTGCTCAACATGCTCAAGATTCTATCCAACTGGCTTATTCGTATAATAATTTGGGCAGGCTATTACTTTCGCAGGGAGATCGTCTGAAGGCGCATACTTATATCAACCAAGCCCTAGCTATCTTTAAAGATCTAGATGATAAAACCGGAGTGGCTTATTGCTATAAAAGTTTAGTACAGCTCTACACCCTGCAGAACGATACTACCAGAATGCTTGCTCTGCTACACGAAGCCCTAAAAATTCGTCAGGAAATAGATGATATACGCGGGCAAATATCAACTTACCAGGAGTTAGCGGCTTTTTATCAGGAAGGTGGGCCGTATAACAAAGCCTACCACTATTTACAAATTGCTATGGGTTTAAGTCAGCAGATAAAAGATGAAATGACTATTGCTGAGATTAATCTTTCTTTAGCGAACCTTGCCTACGGGCAAACTGATTATTCTCGCTCTATGCAGTACCTACGTAGAGCAATCAGTGCTACCGATGTCTTTGAAAACGTACGGTTTATTTCGTCAGTTAATCTACTGCTGGCTAAGAATTATTACGCGCGCCGTCAGTACAATAAAGCCCGATTATACCTGCAAGATATTGTTGATAATTCTACCGAAAATGGCCTAAAGCAGAAAAAAGAGGCTTACTATTACTTGGCAAAGATCAACGAGATGAATGGTGAGCATGCTTTGGCACTAAAGCGATATCAGCAGTTTGTAGCGGCTAAAGATTCTTTATACAATGTAGACAAAGCTATTACCGTTGAGCGGCTGGAAAATAGGCTTCGGATTGAAGAAAAAGAAAAGGAGTACGAGCTACTAAAAGCTGACGAAGCTCGTAATCGGGAGGTGCTGGAGCAGGCCAGAATAAAGATTGCTGCTAAAAATATTATTTTGTTGCTGGTTTTTCTTCTATTGCTAACGCTGCTGGCATTTTACTACCGAGTTCGTCAGAAGAACCGGTTTCTTGAACAGCAGCAGCGGCAGATTGAGGAGCAAAATGAGAAAATCATTTCTCAGAACACCCAAATCATTCAGCAAAACAAAGAACTTAGTGAGAAAAATGCCCGTCTGGAGGAAATTGGTGATGAAAGAGAGACTCTAATGAGCATGGTGACCCATGATCTGAAAGCACCTTTTCAGCGGATTAGTGGCCTAGCCGAGATTTTGACGATGAATTTAAGTGTAGACCCTTCAGAAACTAAAAAATACATTAATCTGATTAAAAACACTTCTCAATCGGGGAGTTCTCTGGTGAACAATCTGCTGAATAACAGCCTGATAGAGAAGCAAGATAAACTGAACTTAGAGGAGGTAAACCTGTCGTCGCTGCTAGGGCAATTACTTAATAGTTTTGAAAATGAAGCAATCAGTAAATCAATTGCATTGCATCTGAATGTAGAATCATCAACAACGCTTGAAACAGACCCGTTGGTGCTGGGTCAGATAATTACCAACTTGGTTTCTAATGCTATTAAGTACGCTCCAAACGGGTCTAATGTCCACTTACTGGCCACAACCGAAAGCCAGAAGGTGATTCATATTTCGGTAAAAGACGAAGGGCCAGGGTTTAGCGATGAAGATAAGAGGAACCTCTACCAGAAATTTAAGAAATTAAGTGCTCGTCCCACTAACGGAGAAAGTTCTCACGGACTAGGTTTATCGATCGTCAAAGTTCTTTCAATTCGGCTACAAGCGTCCATTGAGCTAATCAGCGAACCTAACCGGGGAAGCGAATTTATCATTACTTTCCCTAAGTCATACCCTCAGCCAAATGCTGTTTCCCAAGCCGCACCTAATATAATCTAA
- a CDS encoding protein-L-isoaspartate(D-aspartate) O-methyltransferase yields MSSFIEGYKHRGMRRALIQQLYHKGIRDERVLRAMEQIPRHAFMDSAFVNHAYQDKAFQIGEGQTISQPYTVAFQSELLQLEPGMKVLEIGTGSGYQCAVLSVMGGQVYSIEYNQILHSRAKELLNKLGYTAQLTCGDGTEGWALHAPYDRIVVTAGAPRVPTALIEQLATNGRLVIPVGDRNRQEMLLLEKGDDETIQRSAYELFSFVPLLGQDGWVQP; encoded by the coding sequence ATGAGTAGTTTCATTGAAGGGTACAAGCATCGGGGAATGCGTAGGGCACTAATACAACAGCTTTATCATAAGGGGATTAGGGATGAACGGGTGCTTCGGGCCATGGAGCAAATACCTCGACACGCCTTCATGGATTCTGCCTTCGTTAATCATGCTTACCAGGACAAAGCCTTTCAGATTGGAGAAGGGCAAACAATTTCTCAGCCGTATACCGTCGCCTTTCAGTCGGAATTGCTTCAGCTTGAGCCGGGGATGAAGGTACTGGAAATTGGTACTGGCTCGGGTTACCAGTGTGCGGTGCTTTCGGTAATGGGAGGTCAGGTTTATTCAATTGAATACAACCAGATACTTCACAGCCGGGCGAAAGAGCTACTAAACAAGCTGGGTTATACCGCCCAACTTACGTGTGGCGACGGTACCGAAGGTTGGGCGCTTCATGCTCCGTACGATCGTATTGTAGTTACCGCTGGGGCACCTCGCGTTCCTACTGCGCTCATTGAACAATTGGCCACAAATGGTCGCTTAGTCATTCCCGTAGGAGATCGTAATCGTCAAGAAATGCTGTTGTTAGAAAAAGGCGATGATGAAACAATTCAGCGGTCTGCTTACGAGCTGTTCAGTTTTGTGCCTTTGTTAGGCCAAGACGGTTGGGTGCAACCTTAA
- a CDS encoding FAD-binding oxidoreductase — MKTTVSNWSNYPVKDTTLTHWRGESIPADRKNWIARGLGRCYGDAALSDQILSTVKHNHILEFNPESGVICCQSGVSLHNLLEVFVPKGWFLPVTPGTKFITVGGALASDIHGKNHHIAGCFGDHVSSCTLLLADGKRIRCSPTENSEVFNATRGGMGLTGMIDTVTFQLKKIESSYIKQRQIKAQNLNEVLALFDKYKSYTYSMAWIDCLKGGKNFGRSIMMMGEHATLDELTSKQQQTPLISKVGHDINMPINLPGFVLNSLSVKAFNWLYFHKNVKKVIENTVHYDPFFYPLDSILHWNRMYGKKGFVQYQFVLPISNSKEGLVKIMDRIRQKGWGSFLSVLKLFGKQESLISFPMEGYTLALDFPLKKGLFNFLDELDELVLDLGGRIYLTKDARMKADTFMNSYPGSREFLQILKQINPDLTVQSDLAKRLSILPS; from the coding sequence ATGAAAACTACCGTTTCGAACTGGAGCAACTATCCGGTGAAAGATACTACACTAACTCACTGGCGAGGAGAAAGTATACCTGCCGATCGCAAAAATTGGATTGCCCGAGGCCTAGGCCGTTGCTACGGTGATGCCGCACTTTCTGACCAGATACTCTCGACGGTAAAACATAACCATATACTAGAATTCAACCCCGAATCAGGGGTAATTTGCTGCCAGTCGGGCGTTAGCCTGCACAATTTACTGGAAGTTTTCGTACCAAAAGGTTGGTTTTTACCAGTTACGCCCGGTACCAAGTTCATTACCGTAGGCGGAGCATTAGCCTCAGATATTCACGGTAAAAACCACCATATAGCCGGATGCTTCGGCGACCACGTGAGTTCCTGTACATTACTACTCGCCGATGGGAAAAGAATACGCTGCTCACCTACCGAAAACAGCGAGGTGTTCAATGCCACTCGTGGCGGAATGGGGCTCACCGGAATGATTGATACGGTAACGTTTCAGCTAAAAAAAATTGAGAGCAGCTACATCAAACAACGTCAGATTAAAGCTCAGAATTTAAACGAGGTTCTAGCACTGTTTGACAAGTATAAATCGTACACCTACTCCATGGCCTGGATTGACTGCTTAAAAGGAGGAAAAAACTTCGGCAGAAGCATTATGATGATGGGCGAACACGCTACGCTAGATGAACTCACTAGCAAACAGCAACAAACTCCGTTAATTAGCAAAGTTGGGCATGACATCAATATGCCGATTAACCTTCCAGGCTTTGTACTAAACTCCCTCTCCGTGAAGGCTTTCAACTGGCTGTATTTTCATAAAAACGTAAAAAAGGTTATTGAAAATACGGTTCACTACGACCCATTTTTCTATCCCCTAGACTCAATACTTCACTGGAACCGCATGTACGGTAAAAAGGGATTTGTGCAGTATCAGTTCGTGCTTCCGATTAGTAACAGCAAAGAGGGGTTGGTAAAAATCATGGATCGGATTCGGCAAAAAGGTTGGGGTTCCTTTTTATCAGTACTAAAACTCTTCGGAAAACAAGAAAGCCTAATTTCATTCCCAATGGAAGGCTATACCTTAGCGCTTGATTTTCCTCTCAAAAAGGGTTTATTCAACTTTTTGGATGAATTGGATGAGCTGGTTCTGGATTTGGGCGGAAGAATTTATCTTACGAAAGATGCCCGCATGAAAGCCGATACTTTTATGAATAGTTATCCTGGTAGCCGGGAGTTTCTCCAGATACTAAAGCAAATCAATCCTGACCTAACCGTACAATCTGATTTAGCCAAACGATTGTCTATTCTTCCCTCATGA
- a CDS encoding SDR family oxidoreductase, with amino-acid sequence MNQRVLLIGATSDVAKACAYIYAEKQYNLVLAGRKPDELQILANDIKIRHNVACDYLKIDLMDSNTHAEAINSLPTIPDITLCFAGYLGDHALAINNWAEAERIIQTNYTGVVSLINLVANHYEKQKKGTIAILSSVAGERGRQSNYLYGSAKAGLTAYLSGLRNRLASQGVHVISVIPGFIDTRMTEGLKLPKPLTASPHQVAQAVFKAVKKKKNIVYVLWMWRYIMLIIKAIPEPLFKKLKL; translated from the coding sequence ATGAACCAACGTGTATTACTTATTGGGGCAACCAGCGATGTTGCGAAAGCCTGTGCGTACATCTACGCCGAAAAGCAGTACAATTTAGTATTAGCCGGACGAAAGCCCGATGAATTACAGATACTCGCTAACGATATAAAGATTCGCCACAATGTTGCTTGCGATTATCTTAAAATTGATCTGATGGACAGCAATACTCATGCTGAAGCTATCAATTCCCTCCCGACCATTCCCGACATTACGCTCTGTTTTGCCGGGTATCTAGGCGATCATGCATTAGCTATCAACAATTGGGCGGAAGCAGAGCGAATTATTCAAACGAACTACACGGGAGTTGTTTCCCTTATCAATCTCGTTGCCAACCACTACGAGAAGCAAAAAAAAGGCACTATCGCAATCTTAAGCTCGGTAGCTGGCGAGCGCGGGCGGCAGAGCAACTATTTGTACGGCAGTGCCAAAGCCGGGTTAACGGCCTACCTTTCGGGATTACGTAATCGATTAGCCTCTCAAGGTGTTCACGTAATAAGTGTAATTCCGGGGTTCATTGATACTCGGATGACGGAAGGGTTGAAGTTACCCAAACCACTTACAGCTTCCCCCCATCAAGTAGCCCAAGCTGTTTTTAAGGCGGTTAAAAAGAAAAAGAATATTGTCTACGTGCTTTGGATGTGGCGTTATATTATGCTCATTATTAAGGCGATACCCGAGCCACTATTCAAAAAGCTAAAGCTTTAG
- a CDS encoding bestrophin family protein, producing the protein MYVRRNIRWSIVWKFAWKNILFFIAWSFIVTAAYVTLLKQGIDVSIPFLPLSTIGIAVAFYIGFKNSQSYDRFWEGRKIWGGVVNYSRTWANQVLSYLPDLTTNSSISSLHTELIYRHLAWINALRIQLRRTTMLDRQNLSYMPDLRLKNDRECQDYIRTFLSDDEYVEVMQQANTATHLVKNQGKALRALARENELDAYRQVNMMQTLEELYNLQGKCERIKNTPFPRQYAFFSTVFVWIFVILLPFGLVSEFGKMSNSSIIWLTVPFSALISWIFATIETVGDNSEDPFENYINDVPMTALCRTIEIDLRQLLGETEIPPKIEPVNDILL; encoded by the coding sequence ATGTACGTAAGACGAAATATTCGTTGGAGCATAGTCTGGAAATTTGCCTGGAAAAACATTCTATTCTTCATCGCTTGGTCATTCATTGTCACTGCGGCTTATGTTACCTTGCTTAAGCAAGGTATAGACGTTAGTATTCCTTTTCTACCGCTCAGCACCATTGGTATTGCGGTGGCCTTTTACATTGGCTTCAAAAACAGCCAATCCTACGACCGATTTTGGGAAGGACGTAAAATCTGGGGCGGTGTTGTCAACTACAGCCGTACATGGGCCAATCAAGTGCTGAGCTATTTGCCGGACTTAACTACTAATTCCTCTATTTCGTCATTACATACCGAACTAATCTATCGTCACTTGGCCTGGATTAACGCATTGCGTATTCAGCTACGTCGCACCACCATGCTAGATCGGCAAAACCTTAGTTACATGCCGGATCTAAGACTGAAAAATGACCGAGAGTGTCAGGATTATATCCGCACATTTCTGTCGGATGATGAATACGTTGAGGTGATGCAACAAGCCAACACGGCCACTCACTTGGTGAAAAACCAGGGTAAAGCACTACGCGCATTAGCGAGAGAGAACGAACTAGATGCTTATCGGCAGGTAAATATGATGCAAACGCTGGAAGAACTCTATAACCTACAAGGCAAATGTGAACGCATTAAAAACACACCCTTCCCTCGCCAGTACGCTTTTTTCAGCACGGTTTTCGTCTGGATTTTCGTGATTTTACTACCGTTCGGCTTGGTGAGCGAATTTGGGAAAATGAGCAACAGTTCGATCATCTGGCTTACGGTTCCGTTTTCAGCCCTCATTTCCTGGATATTTGCCACTATTGAAACGGTGGGCGACAATAGTGAAGATCCTTTTGAGAACTACATTAACGATGTACCGATGACAGCCCTATGTCGAACTATTGAAATTGATCTGAGGCAATTGCTGGGGGAAACTGAAATACCACCTAAGATTGAACCGGTAAACGATATTCTACTCTGA
- a CDS encoding COG4315 family predicted lipoprotein, which yields MNTQQYLALFVAIISGLLVACQDDDTSNVPATPQVQLAMSDTFGQYLTDQDGRALYFFSRDVSGNSVCNGGCAAAWPVFYTETLVVEEGLEESDFDTITREDGERQSTYKGWPLYRFQGDSQPNVINGDGQNNHWFVAKPDYSVMLAHQVIEGLGDTLSEYIVDPRGRTLYYHVPDEKDISNCGAGCVEERPVFFVGENLVLPSGLGADEFSEIIRGDGTTQSSYKQRPMYFYILDDIRGTTLSRKTIFPEWTVARVSWARPRG from the coding sequence ATGAACACCCAGCAATATCTAGCTCTTTTTGTAGCAATCATAAGCGGATTGCTTGTCGCTTGTCAGGATGATGATACCAGTAACGTTCCGGCTACCCCACAGGTACAACTGGCCATGAGCGATACTTTCGGGCAGTATTTAACGGATCAAGATGGTCGCGCACTTTATTTCTTCAGTCGGGATGTAAGCGGCAATAGCGTTTGTAACGGTGGTTGTGCAGCCGCCTGGCCAGTATTTTATACCGAAACACTAGTTGTGGAGGAAGGTCTTGAGGAAAGTGATTTTGATACCATTACTCGAGAAGATGGCGAACGCCAGAGTACCTACAAAGGTTGGCCACTGTATCGCTTCCAGGGGGATAGCCAGCCAAATGTGATTAACGGTGATGGGCAGAATAACCATTGGTTTGTTGCCAAGCCTGATTATAGCGTAATGTTAGCCCATCAAGTAATAGAAGGTTTGGGTGATACCTTAAGTGAGTACATTGTTGACCCAAGAGGCAGAACGCTTTACTACCACGTGCCGGATGAAAAGGATATCAGCAACTGTGGTGCCGGATGTGTTGAGGAGCGACCAGTGTTTTTTGTGGGTGAAAATTTAGTGCTTCCTTCTGGTCTGGGAGCCGACGAATTTAGCGAGATTATCCGCGGCGATGGTACTACGCAAAGCAGTTACAAGCAACGGCCTATGTACTTTTATATTTTGGACGATATTCGGGGTACAACACTGAGTCGTAAAACCATCTTTCCAGAGTGGACTGTAGCCCGGGTTTCCTGGGCTAGGCCGAGAGGTTAG
- a CDS encoding tetratricopeptide repeat protein, translated as MNSKLRLFALLFLPFNLFSQGDPAIDSLNQLLSQHTEADTIRVNLLNELGVEYWVVDPKESEYYGQQALTLADSLSYTSGVAYAYDVIGVAHWTQGKYTTALDYLINALTSYQRLGHTLYAANTMLNIGLIYYEQKDLELALQFFQEALSKYLVFGDAINVATALGNIGNVYFDMSEYNRADSSFREALELYKKVKDPYSIALSYGSLGDISTVTGQYNQALMYYQQSLELSREIGDLHGIAITLYHVGKMYREQQKFIQAEEYLMQSMDVARQVNDQKQLQDIYLELKELENARGNYKQAIRYFEQYIALKDTLFNEEKARQIAELQTVYETQQKEQEIALQNERIQTLNQKARTDSLLRYGLILGLIVLGTVAYLILSRQRLRIRKNREIYSAQQALTRAELENAKLKEAELAQKLTFKSKELTSYTVNFIQKSELFEELKVGLKQLRQARSDEVSKKVSSLTRLVDQHTNIDRDWEEFRRFFEDVHQDFLEKLRETYPDLTQGELKLCALLKLKMNLKEAASILGISPESVKTARYRLRKKLELNKEDDLIDFMQNFEASDSATVS; from the coding sequence ATGAATAGTAAGTTGCGGCTATTCGCCCTGCTTTTTCTTCCCTTCAATTTATTTAGTCAAGGTGATCCGGCAATTGATAGCTTAAATCAGCTACTGTCCCAGCATACTGAAGCCGATACAATTCGGGTAAACCTGCTTAATGAGCTTGGAGTCGAGTATTGGGTAGTCGACCCGAAAGAATCAGAATACTATGGTCAGCAAGCCCTAACGTTAGCCGATAGCCTATCTTACACTTCGGGCGTTGCTTACGCTTACGACGTAATTGGAGTGGCTCACTGGACGCAGGGTAAATATACTACTGCCCTTGATTATTTAATTAACGCTTTAACATCTTATCAACGATTAGGCCATACTCTCTATGCTGCTAATACTATGTTAAATATTGGGCTAATCTATTACGAGCAAAAAGATCTTGAGCTAGCTCTACAATTTTTTCAGGAAGCATTAAGTAAGTATCTGGTGTTTGGTGACGCTATCAACGTTGCGACTGCGCTTGGTAATATCGGTAATGTTTATTTTGATATGAGCGAATACAATCGGGCAGATTCTAGTTTCCGCGAAGCTTTGGAATTATATAAAAAAGTAAAAGACCCCTACAGTATAGCACTATCTTATGGTAGTTTGGGCGATATAAGCACGGTGACTGGACAGTATAACCAAGCACTTATGTATTATCAACAGTCACTAGAGCTAAGTCGTGAGATAGGGGATTTGCATGGTATAGCAATTACCCTATATCATGTAGGAAAAATGTATCGAGAACAGCAGAAATTTATTCAAGCAGAGGAGTACCTGATGCAAAGTATGGATGTAGCTAGGCAAGTAAATGATCAGAAACAGCTTCAGGATATTTATTTGGAGCTTAAGGAATTGGAAAATGCCCGAGGTAACTATAAACAGGCAATTCGTTATTTTGAGCAATACATTGCACTAAAAGACACCTTATTCAACGAAGAAAAAGCCCGGCAGATAGCTGAGCTACAAACTGTGTACGAAACTCAGCAGAAAGAGCAGGAGATTGCCCTACAAAATGAACGCATCCAGACTCTTAATCAGAAAGCCCGTACCGATAGCTTGCTCCGCTACGGATTGATTTTGGGATTGATAGTGTTGGGAACTGTTGCCTACCTCATTCTAAGTCGGCAACGGCTACGGATTAGAAAGAACCGGGAAATCTATTCTGCCCAACAGGCACTAACCCGGGCTGAACTGGAAAACGCCAAGTTAAAAGAAGCTGAACTAGCGCAGAAGCTTACCTTTAAAAGTAAGGAGCTCACTTCGTATACGGTTAACTTCATCCAAAAGAGCGAACTCTTTGAGGAACTGAAGGTCGGCCTTAAACAACTCAGGCAAGCCCGTTCGGACGAAGTGAGTAAAAAGGTTAGTAGCCTCACCCGCTTGGTAGATCAACACACCAATATTGACCGCGATTGGGAAGAGTTTAGGCGGTTTTTTGAAGATGTTCACCAGGATTTTCTAGAGAAACTTCGGGAAACCTATCCTGACCTTACGCAAGGTGAGTTGAAACTATGCGCGCTGCTGAAACTTAAAATGAACCTCAAGGAAGCGGCTAGTATTTTAGGTATTTCTCCGGAGAGTGTAAAGACCGCTCGTTACCGATTACGAAAGAAACTAGAACTTAACAAAGAAGATGACCTCATAGATTTTATGCAAAACTTTGAAGCATCTGATTCTGCTACCGTCTCCTGA
- a CDS encoding ferritin-like domain-containing protein, with amino-acid sequence MDTKHVIDELNDLVEKNHDAVDGFQNAAEKVQDHDLKNYLMEHVHQRNQFNSELRQEITSLGGTPKETKEGSASLHQTWMDIKTALSSNKEEAVLEECIRGDKNALDEYRDVLEETEVPANVKTTVRKQMEQIESSLRELERLEERYD; translated from the coding sequence ATGGACACTAAACATGTTATTGATGAGTTAAACGATTTGGTTGAGAAAAACCACGATGCAGTGGATGGTTTTCAGAATGCTGCCGAGAAGGTACAAGATCATGATCTGAAAAACTATCTGATGGAGCACGTTCACCAGCGCAACCAATTTAATTCAGAACTACGCCAAGAGATTACTTCGCTGGGTGGCACCCCAAAGGAAACCAAAGAAGGTTCAGCCAGTTTGCACCAAACCTGGATGGATATTAAAACTGCCCTCAGCAGCAACAAAGAAGAAGCCGTACTAGAAGAATGTATCCGAGGCGATAAGAATGCTTTAGACGAATATCGGGATGTGCTAGAAGAAACTGAAGTTCCCGCCAACGTGAAAACTACCGTTCGGAAGCAGATGGAGCAAATTGAAAGCTCTCTCCGAGAATTGGAACGACTAGAAGAGCGTTACGACTAA